Proteins encoded together in one Phyllostomus discolor isolate MPI-MPIP mPhyDis1 chromosome 6, mPhyDis1.pri.v3, whole genome shotgun sequence window:
- the TMEM138 gene encoding transmembrane protein 138 encodes MLQTSSYSLVLSLQFLLLCYDLFVNSFSELLRTAPVIQLVLFIIQDIEILFNIIIIFLMFFNTFVFQAGLVNLLFHKFKGTIVLAAVYFALSISLHIWVMNLRWKDSNRFVWTDGLQTLFVFQRLAAVLYYYFYKRTAVRLGDPRFYQDSAWLRREFTQVRR; translated from the exons ATGCTCCAGACCAGTAGCTACAGCCTGGTGCTCTCCCTGCAGTTCCTGCTGCTGTGCTACGACCTCTTCGTCAACTCCTTCTCGGAGCTGCTCCGCACGGCCCCCGTCATCCAGCTGGTGCTCTTCAT CATCCAGGACATCGAGATCCTCttcaacatcatcatcattttcCTCATGTTCTTCAACACGTTCGTCTTCCAGGCCGGCCTGGTCAACCTCCTGTTCCACAAGTTCAAAGGGACCATCGTCCTGGCAGCCGTGTACTTCGCCCTCAGCATCTCCCTTCACATCTGGGTCATG AACTTACGCTGGAAGGACTCCAACCGCTTTGTCTGGACAGATGGACTTCAGACGCTATTTGTATTCCAGAGGCTAG CGGCCGTGTTGTACTACTACTTCTACAAACGGACGGCCGTGCGCCTGGGCGACCCTCGCTTCTACCAGGACTCTGCGTGGCTGCGCAGGGAGTTCACGCAGGTCCGGAGGTGA
- the TMEM216 gene encoding transmembrane protein 216 isoform X1 has translation MAPRGKRLSSTPLEILFFLNGWYYATYFLLELFIFLYKGLLLPYPTANLALDVVMLLLYLGIEVIRLFFGTKGNLCQRKMPLAISVALTFPSAMMASYYMLLQTYVLRLEAIMNGILLFFCGSELLLEVLTLAAFSSMDRI, from the exons ATGGCGCCGCGAG GGAAGCGGTTGTCCTCCACCCCCCTGGAAATCCTGTTCTTTCTGAACGGGTGGTATTATGCTACCTATTTCCTGCTGGAACTCTTCATATTTCTGTATAAAG GTCTCCTGCTACCATATCCAACAGCCAACCTAGCACTCGATGTGGTGATGCTCCTCCTTTACCTTGGGATTGAAGTGATCCGGCTGTTTTTTG gtacaaagggaaaccTCTGCCAACGAAAGATGCCACTTGCTATTAGTGTGGCCTTGACCTTCCCATCTGCTATGATGGCCTCCTATTACATGCTGCTGCAGACCTACGTGCTCCGCCTGGAAGCCATCATGAACGGCATCTTGCTCTTCTTCTGTGGTTCAGAGCTGCTGCTTGAGGTGTTGACCCTGGCCGCTTTCTCCAG TATGGACAGGATTTGA
- the CPSF7 gene encoding cleavage and polyadenylation specificity factor subunit 7 isoform X2: MSEGVDLIDIYADEEFNQDPEFNNTDQIDLYDDVLTATSQPSDDRSSSTEPPPPVRQEPSPKPNNKTPAILYTYSGLRNRRAAVYVGSFSWWTTDQQLIQVIRSIGVYDVVELKFAENRANGQSKGYAEVVVASENSVHKLLELLPGKVLNGEKVDVRPATKQNLSQFEAQARKRIPPRAHSRESSDSADGRATPSENLVPSSARVDKPPSVLPYFNRPPSALPLMGLPPPPMPPPPPLSSSFGVPPPPPGIHYQHLMPPPPRLPPHLAVPPPGAIPPALHLNPAFFPPPNATVGPPPDTYMKASAPYNHHGSRDSGPPPSSVSEAEFEEIMKRNRAISSSAISKAVSGASAGDYSDAIETLLTAIAVIKQSRVANDERCRVLISSLKDCLHGIEAKSYSVGASGSSSRKRHRSRERSPSRSRESSRRHRDLLHNEDRHDDYFQERNREHERHRDRERDRHH; this comes from the exons GACCCAGAGTTCAACAATACAGATCAGATTGACCTGTATGATGACGTGTTGACAGCCACCTCACAGCCCTCAGACGACAGAAGCAGCAGCACCGAGCCACCTCCTCCTGTTCGCCAGGAGCCGTCGCCCAAGCCCAATAACAAGACCCCTGCAATTCTGTACACCTACAGCGGCCTGCGCAACAGGCGGGCTGCTGTTTATGTGGGCAGCTTCTCCTGG TGGACCACAGACCAGCAGCTGATCCAGGTTATTCGCTCTATAGGAGTCTATGATGTGGTGGAGCTGAAGTTTGCAGAGAATCGAGCAAATGGCCAATCCAAAGG GTATGCCGAGGTGGTGGTAGCCTCTGAAAACTCTGTCCACAAATTGTTGGAGCTCCTACCGGGAAAAGTTCTCAATGGAGAGAAAGTAGACGTGAGGCCAGCCACCAAGCAGAACCTGTCACAGTTTGAGGCACAGGCTCGGAAAC GAATACCTCCACGGGCTCACTCTCGAGAATCGAGTGATTCTGCTGACGGACGGGCCACACCCTCTGAGAACCTTGTGCCCTCATCTGCCCGTGTGGATAAGCCCCCTAGTGTGCTGCCCTACTTCAATCGCCCTCCTTCAGCCCTTCCCCTGATGGGTCTGCCCCCGCCTCCAAtgccacccccaccacctctctCCTCAAGCTTTggggttcctcctcctcctcctggcatCCACTACCAGCATCTCATGCCCCCTCCTCCTCGATTACCTCCTCATCTGGCTGTACCTCCCCCTGGGGCCATCCCACCTGCCCTTCACCTCAACCCAGCCTTCTTCCCCCCACCAAATGCTACAGTGGGGCCTCCACCAGATACATACATGAAGGCCTCGGCACCCTATAACCATCATGGCAG CCGAGATTCGGGCCCTCCGCCCTCCTCAGTGAGTGAAGCAGAATTTGAAGAGATCATGAAGCGAAACAGAGCAATTTCCAGCAGTGCCATTTCCAAAGCGGTATCTGGAGCCAGTGCAG GGGATTACAGTGACGCGATTGAGACGCTGCTCACGGCCATCGCTGTGATCAAACAGTCTCGGGTTGCCAATGATGAGCGTTGCCGTGTCCTCATCTCCTCTCTTAAGGACTGCCTTCATGGCATTGAAGCCAAGTCCTACAGTGTGGGTGCCAGCGGGAGCTCGTCCAG GAAAAGACACCGGTCCCGAGAGAGGTCGCCTAGCAGGTCCCGGGAGAGCAGCAGGCGGCACCGGGACCTGCTTCACAACGAGGATCGGCATGATGATTATTTCCAAGAGCGGAACCGAGAGCATGAGAGACACCGGGATAGAGAGCGGGACCGGCACCACTGA
- the CPSF7 gene encoding cleavage and polyadenylation specificity factor subunit 7 isoform X1, which translates to MSEGVDLIDIYADEEFNQDPEFNNTDQIDLYDDVLTATSQPSDDRSSSTEPPPPVRQEPSPKPNNKTPAILYTYSGLRNRRAAVYVGSFSWWTTDQQLIQVIRSIGVYDVVELKFAENRANGQSKGYAEVVVASENSVHKLLELLPGKVLNGEKVDVRPATKQNLSQFEAQARKRECVRVPRGGIPPRAHSRESSDSADGRATPSENLVPSSARVDKPPSVLPYFNRPPSALPLMGLPPPPMPPPPPLSSSFGVPPPPPGIHYQHLMPPPPRLPPHLAVPPPGAIPPALHLNPAFFPPPNATVGPPPDTYMKASAPYNHHGSRDSGPPPSSVSEAEFEEIMKRNRAISSSAISKAVSGASAGDYSDAIETLLTAIAVIKQSRVANDERCRVLISSLKDCLHGIEAKSYSVGASGSSSRKRHRSRERSPSRSRESSRRHRDLLHNEDRHDDYFQERNREHERHRDRERDRHH; encoded by the exons GACCCAGAGTTCAACAATACAGATCAGATTGACCTGTATGATGACGTGTTGACAGCCACCTCACAGCCCTCAGACGACAGAAGCAGCAGCACCGAGCCACCTCCTCCTGTTCGCCAGGAGCCGTCGCCCAAGCCCAATAACAAGACCCCTGCAATTCTGTACACCTACAGCGGCCTGCGCAACAGGCGGGCTGCTGTTTATGTGGGCAGCTTCTCCTGG TGGACCACAGACCAGCAGCTGATCCAGGTTATTCGCTCTATAGGAGTCTATGATGTGGTGGAGCTGAAGTTTGCAGAGAATCGAGCAAATGGCCAATCCAAAGG GTATGCCGAGGTGGTGGTAGCCTCTGAAAACTCTGTCCACAAATTGTTGGAGCTCCTACCGGGAAAAGTTCTCAATGGAGAGAAAGTAGACGTGAGGCCAGCCACCAAGCAGAACCTGTCACAGTTTGAGGCACAGGCTCGGAAACGTGAGTGCGTCCGAGTCCCAAGAGGGG GAATACCTCCACGGGCTCACTCTCGAGAATCGAGTGATTCTGCTGACGGACGGGCCACACCCTCTGAGAACCTTGTGCCCTCATCTGCCCGTGTGGATAAGCCCCCTAGTGTGCTGCCCTACTTCAATCGCCCTCCTTCAGCCCTTCCCCTGATGGGTCTGCCCCCGCCTCCAAtgccacccccaccacctctctCCTCAAGCTTTggggttcctcctcctcctcctggcatCCACTACCAGCATCTCATGCCCCCTCCTCCTCGATTACCTCCTCATCTGGCTGTACCTCCCCCTGGGGCCATCCCACCTGCCCTTCACCTCAACCCAGCCTTCTTCCCCCCACCAAATGCTACAGTGGGGCCTCCACCAGATACATACATGAAGGCCTCGGCACCCTATAACCATCATGGCAG CCGAGATTCGGGCCCTCCGCCCTCCTCAGTGAGTGAAGCAGAATTTGAAGAGATCATGAAGCGAAACAGAGCAATTTCCAGCAGTGCCATTTCCAAAGCGGTATCTGGAGCCAGTGCAG GGGATTACAGTGACGCGATTGAGACGCTGCTCACGGCCATCGCTGTGATCAAACAGTCTCGGGTTGCCAATGATGAGCGTTGCCGTGTCCTCATCTCCTCTCTTAAGGACTGCCTTCATGGCATTGAAGCCAAGTCCTACAGTGTGGGTGCCAGCGGGAGCTCGTCCAG GAAAAGACACCGGTCCCGAGAGAGGTCGCCTAGCAGGTCCCGGGAGAGCAGCAGGCGGCACCGGGACCTGCTTCACAACGAGGATCGGCATGATGATTATTTCCAAGAGCGGAACCGAGAGCATGAGAGACACCGGGATAGAGAGCGGGACCGGCACCACTGA
- the TMEM216 gene encoding transmembrane protein 216 isoform X2, with translation MLLLYLGIEVIRLFFGTKGNLCQRKMPLAISVALTFPSAMMASYYMLLQTYVLRLEAIMNGILLFFCGSELLLEVLTLAAFSSMDRI, from the exons ATGCTCCTCCTTTACCTTGGGATTGAAGTGATCCGGCTGTTTTTTG gtacaaagggaaaccTCTGCCAACGAAAGATGCCACTTGCTATTAGTGTGGCCTTGACCTTCCCATCTGCTATGATGGCCTCCTATTACATGCTGCTGCAGACCTACGTGCTCCGCCTGGAAGCCATCATGAACGGCATCTTGCTCTTCTTCTGTGGTTCAGAGCTGCTGCTTGAGGTGTTGACCCTGGCCGCTTTCTCCAG TATGGACAGGATTTGA